The DNA region CACAGCAAGGTTACCAAGTTAACGGTTACCCCAAGATGGATTTAAAAATGTTATTAAGCGGTGCAGCATGAATAAGGTAACCAAAACGTTCAGCACCAAACAAGGTGTTGTCACGTTATCACAGCCGTTCTTCACGCTAATGCACGAACAGCAGCAAGTTGAAGCAACTTACAAGCCAAACAACTACAACGGTTGGGGCATGTGTAAAACATTCAACGCTATTGAAGTTAGTGATTTCACCCAAGCCGATGCAGAGCTATTTGCCAGCACCGCCGATTCAAAACTACGCATACAGGGGTATGCAGCATGAAAAAGTCAGACGTTATCAAAGAAGCATTAAAACAATGGTATGCCCTTCCGCGTGATCAGGTCGGCTCATGCCAGCATTACATGAAAACACTAGCAGAAAAACTAGCTAAGGAAGGTAAGTAATGAGTGCAGCAATAAAGAGTGAATCAGACCTAATTGAATATTATTACATTAACCAGTACATGAGCGGTGATCAGGTGGCTGCCAAGCTTGGTCTAAGTCCATACAACGTAAAAAAGTATCTACGGGAGAACGGCATAGCAAGAAACCGGAAAGAAGCAACATCTAAAGCAGCAAGGACATTACGTCAAAAGGCGGCTAACAGTGCACTGAGCGCATACGACATGCAAGAACTGCGCGAATGCAGGGCTTCGACACTTGCTCTATCATTAATACGTAAAAGGAGATCTTGTGATGTCATTGTTGACTAAAGATGAACTTGAACAACTTAGTGGCCTAACGCAACCGGCTGCGCAAGTTAAATGGTTAAAAACACAAGGCATCAATCACTTCGTTAGAAATGACGGTAGGCCTTCTGTAACGTGGGAATTTGTAAATAACCCACATGGAAGCATGTTAACCAATATCAAATCCGCACAACCAAATTTTGGAGCATTAACCAATGCGAACGCGTAAACCAGAAGATGCATGGATGCCACCTTCTGTTTATCTTCATACACGATCTGGTGTTGCAGTGAGTTACGTTATCAAACGACGTAACTCAACTAAGGTGCTTTGTAAAATAACCGCCACTAAGGCGGAAGTATGGCAAGCATACGAACGTGAAGTGGCAGAAACCAGCTTAGAGTACACAGTTAATCGTTTAGTGATTGACTACCTAGGCAGCCAAAACTTTATCGACCTTGCCCCCCGCACTCAACGCGACCGAACCCGAGAGCTTGAATTGTTCAGTAAAGTGTTTGGCGAAATGAAGCCCGAGCAAGTCGAACCTTTTCACGTTCGCCAATACATCGACTTACGCGGAAAAACCAGCAAGACACAAGCAAACCATGAACTCGCTGCAGCCAGCGTAATGTTTGCTTGGGGTTATGAACGCGGCCTATGTAACAGCAACCCAGCGAAAGGCGTTAAAAAGTTTAAGCTTAAAGCTCGTGATAGATACATAACCGACACCGAATACAATGCCCTATTGGCATGTGCTGAAACTCGTCTAGCGATTGCTTGCGAGATAAGCTATCTATGTGCAGCAAGGCAAGGTGACGTCGTTCAGCTTACCTGGTCACAAATCTCTGATGACGGTATATATATTCAGCAAGGTAAAACAGGCAAAAAACAAATCAAAGCGTGGTCGAAAAGACTGGCAGAAGTTATTAATGAATCTAAGTTGCTACACAAAGGTGTTGCAAGCATCTATGTCATCAACAAGAACAAGGGCGGAAAACTCACACAGGAAGGGTTACGCAGCGCGTGGAAGCGTGCAATGTTAAAAATGGAACAAGAATACCCAAGCATTGAACGCACATTTACGTTTCATGATATTAAAGCAAAAGGGATCTCTGATTTTGACGGGACACTAGCAGAAAAACAGCAATATTCAGGTCACAAGACAATGGCCCAAGTGAACACATATGACCGGAAAGTGAGTGTAGTACCGACTATTGGAAGTAAAGCGAAGTGAATATAAATGCAAAAATGATACTTTCTTTTTCTACGTTATATTCTACAGAATTGAAAACGGCTCGCATATTTCTATGCAAGCCGTTGTTTTATTTGGCAGGGGTGGCAAGACTCGAACTCGCAACCATCGGTTTTGGAGACCGCTGTTCTACCAATTGGAACTACACCCCTGTTGACGAATGCATTATGCTAAACCCCCCCCTAAAGGTAAAGCACTTTTTTGCATTATCTGCCTAATTGCAGTTTTTTCAAACAAGTTTGTAGTTATTAATCGTTCAGTTGTCGCTTATAATTTTACAAGCCTGTTCTGGGCATTCAATAATTGCTATTTTGATATGACTAGTTGTGGAGTCTTATTTTCTACACGCTGCTTTAGGTACACTTCTTTAATGACTTTAAGTCCCAAGCTAAAACAAGAGTAGCGTAATGCTTCGTACTGACTTTCAAATGCTATTCTTAATGCTGCACAAGTCAAATCAGTATTCGGGCTGTCTGAGCAAACCCACCACTTTTCTTGCATACAAATCCATTACCACGGCTAAATAAAGCCATTTAGTTCCAGAGCAAATATACGTCACATCACCACACTAAACCTAGTTTATGACGTCAACGTTAAACTGTCGCTTTAACAAATTAGGCGCGATTGTAGGCTCATCATTCGCTATCTTGTAGCGATGTTTTCTGGGTTGGCTACTGATAAGTCCTGCATCTTGCATTAAACTGGCTGCCTTATAGCGGCCAACATTTTCACCTAATTGATTGAGCTGGCCTGCTATCGTTCTCGCGCCTGCTGAGCCTCGGCTATCACGGTGGATTGCAATTGCTTGCTGGCGCAATTTCTCTCGTTCAGGCTTCACTAGTCCACGATGTTTGAGATGATAATGGTAGCTACTACGCGGTATTCCAAACAAATGACAAAGCTGTTTGACGATGTTCTGCTCTCTCGATAACGATTCAATTAATGCTATCGTTTGATGTTGTCTTGCATTAAGAGAGCGGTAGCCTTTTTTAAGATATCTTTCTCCCATTCAATTTTCTTAATTTGAGCTTCAAGCTCTTGAATTCGTTTTTGTTCGGGAGTGATGGCATTAGCTGATGGAGTAATACCTTCAAATTCTTGTCTTAGCTGGGTTACCCAACGTCTAATCGCTGTCGGGCCTACGCCGGTTGCATCACAAGCTTCTCGGATTGTGTAGCCTTGTTTAATCACAAGGTTAGCAGTATCTATTTTAAATTCTGTTGAGTAAGTTGGTTGAGTCTTCATTACTTTTTACACCGTTTTATCTTAAGGCAAGTTTACCTCATATCGGTGTACAGTTTAATTAAGCCACAATAAGGTTGGCATCAACAAGATCTGACTGAGGACTTTGATAACCTTAGTATCCTTAAACTTCCGCCCTATTCGCCAGAACTCAACCCTATAGAACAAGTGTGGCAATGGCTTCGTCAGAATGAACTCGCCAATTGTTGCTTTAGTGGATATGACGATATTGTTGAGCAGTGTTCTATTGCATGGAATTGATTTATTGCAGAGCCGGAAAGGGTGATTCAACTATGTTCTAGACGGTGGACAAAACTGACCAATTAATTAATGTAAATGATATAATAGCGGGCTGTCTCACGACGCTTTCAAGTCAATTAGGCGCCTAAAAATAACCTATTTCACATGGGCATATCGGCCACACAAACATGATGTTCAGATAAACCAAGCCATAATATCAACAAATGACAGACGTAAAAAAGCCCGCTACATAATAGCGGGCTGTCTCACGACTCTTTCAAGTCAATTAGGCGCCTGGAAATGACCTACTCTCACATGGGGAGACCCCACACTACCATCGGCGATACTGTGTTTCACTTCTGAGTTCGGAATGGGATCAGGTGGTGCCACAGCTCTATGGTTTCCAGACAAATTTTGCTTATCTAACGCATTATTCTTGATGCATTAAATAATAATTCGAAAAGCTGATTATGCTTTATTAAAGCTTACTTGAGGTCTCGCACTGCTTAAGCGCTCTATTCTAACACTAAGGTCATGCTCCCTTTAGTACGACCTCCATGGAAGGAGGAAGTGCTAGAAAATGTCGGGAACATTTTCAGTAAAACCCATCTGGGTTGTATGGTTAAGCCTCACGGGTCATTAGTACAAGTTAGCTCAACGCCTCACAACGCTTACACACCTTGCCTATCAACGTAGTAGTCTCCTACGGCCCTTTAGAGAGCTTAAAGCTCTAGGGATGACTCATCTTAGGACTCGCTTCCCGCTTAGATGCTTTCAGCGGTTATCGATTCCGAACGTAGCTACCGGGCAATGCTATTGGCATAACAACCCGAACACCAGCGGTTCGTCCACTCCGGTCCTCTCGTACTAGGAGCAGCTTCCTTCAATCATCCAACGCCCACGGCAGATAGGGACCGAACTGTCTCACGACGTTCTGAACCCAGCTCGCGTACCACTTTAAATGGCGAACAGCCATACCCTTGGGACCGACTTCAGCCCCAGGATGTGATGAGCCGACATCGAGGTGCCAAACACCGCCGTCGATATGAACTCTTGGGCGGTATCAGCCTGTTATCCCCGGAGTACCTTTTATCCGTTGAGCGATGGCCCTTCCATTCAGAACCACCGGATCACTATGACCTACTTTCGTACCTGCTCGACGTGTATGTCTCGCAGTTAAGCTGGCTTATGCCATTGCACTAACCGTACGATGTCCGACCGTACTTAGCCAACCTTCGTGCTCCTCCGTTACTCTTTGGGAGGAGACCGCCCCAGTCAAACTACCCACCAGGCACTGTCCCGAACCCCGATAAGGGGCCGCGGTTAGAACATCAAAACTACAAGGGTGGTATTTCAAGATTGACTCCACTCTGACTAGCGTCAAAGTTTCAAAGTCTCCCACCTATCCTACACATGTAGGTTCAATGTTCAGTGCCAAGCTATAGTAAAGGTTCACGGGGTCTTTCCGTCTAGCCGCGGGTATACGGCATCTTCACCGCAATTTCAACTTCACTGAGTCTCGGCTGGAGACAGCGTGGCCATCATTACGCCATTCGTGCAGGTCGGAACTTACCCGACAAGGAATTTCGCTACCTTAGGACCGTTATAGTTACGGCCGCCGTTTACCGGGGCTTCGATCATGAGCTTCTCCGAAGATAACCCAATCAATTAACCTTCCGGCACCGGGCAGGCGTCATACCGTATACGTCATCTTGCGATTTTGCACAGTACTGTGTTTTTGATAAACAGTTGCAGCCACCTGGTATCTGCGACTGCCGTCAGCTTAGGGAGCAAGTCCCATCACCGACAGCAGCGTACCTTCTCCCGAAGTTACGGTACCATTTTGCCTAGTTCCTTCAGCCGAGTTCTCTCAAGCGCCTTGGTATTCTCTACCCGACCACCTGTGTCGGTTTGGGGTACGATTTCTACTAACCTGAAGCTTAGAAGATTTTCCTGGAAGCATGGCATCAACTACTTCATCACCTTAGTGACTCGTCATCAGCTCTCAACCTGTACATTTAAGTACGTATTCCCGGATTTGCCTAAGAATACAGCCTACTACCTTAAACGCGGACTACCAACGCCGCGCTAGCCTAGCCTTCTCCGTCTCTCCATCGCAGTTAGCAAAAGTACAGAAATATTAATCTGTTTCCCATCGATTACGCCTTTCGGCCTCACCTTAGGGGTCGACTCACCCTGCCCCGATTAACGTTGGACAGGAACCCTTGGTCTTTCGGCGAGGGAGTTTTTCACTCCCTTTATCGTTACTCATGTCAGCATTCGCACTTCTGATACGTCCAGTGTGGGTTACCCCTTCACCTTCAACCGCTTACAGAACGCTCCTCTACCGCGCACACCTAATGGCATGCACCCGTAGCTTCGGTGGTATGTTTAGCCCCGTTAAATCTTCCGCGCAGGCCGACTCGACTAGTGAGCTATTACGCTTTCTTTAAATGATGGCTGCTTCTAAGCCAACATCCTAGCTGTCTAAGCCTTCCCACATCGTTTCCCACTTAACATACACTTTGGGACCTTAGCTGACGGTCTGGGTTGTTTCCCTTTTGACAACGGACGTTAGCACCCGCTGTCTGTCTCCCGAGTAGTACTCATTGGTATTCGGAGTTTGCAAAGGGTTGGTAAGTCGGGATGACCCCCTAGCCTTAACAGTGCTCTACCCCCAATGGTATTCGCTCGAGGCGCTACCTAAATAGCTTTCGAGGAGAACCAGATATCTCCGAGTTTGATTGGCCTTTCACCCCCAGCCACAAGTCATCCGCTCATTTTTCAACATAAGTCGGTTCGGTCCTCCAGTTGATGTTACTCAACCTTCAACCTGCCCATGGCTAGATCACTCGGTTTCGGGTCTACGCCTTGCAACTAAACGCGCAGTTAACACTCGGTTTCCCTACGGCTCCGCTATTCGCTTAACCTCGCTACAAAACGTAAGTCGCTGACCCATTATACAAAAGGTACGCAGTCACGGTCTCAAGAACCGCTCCCACTGCTTGTACGTACACGGTTTCAGGTTCTATTTCACTCCCCTCACAGGGGTTCTTTTCGCCTTTCCCTCACGGTACTGGTTCACTATCGGTCAGTCAGGAGTATTTAGCCTTGGAGGATGGTCCCCCCATATTCAAACAGGATGTCACGTGTCCCGCCTTACTCGTTTTCATCTATGGTTAGTTTTCATGTACGGGGCTATCACCCTGTGCCGCTGTGCTTTCCAACACATTCCACTAACACCCCATAGACTTAAGGGCTAATCCCCGTTCGCTCGCCGCTACTAGGGGAATCTCGGTTGATTTCTTTTCCTCCGGGTACTTAGATGTTTCAGTTCCCCGGGTTTGCCTCACTACACTATGTATTCATGTAGTGATAACAGCTTATGCTGCTGGGTTTCCCCATTCGGATATCGTTAGCTCAAATGCTTATTACTAGCTCGCCAACGCTTTTCGCAAGTTATTACGTCCTTCATCGCCTCTGACTGCCAAGGCATCCACCGTATACGCTTAGTCACTTAACCATACAACCCAAATGAGTTTCACTTTCGTGAACCACCTGCGTTATATCGCAACTAGCTGGTTTTTACTTGTCTCACCTCCAGGGTAGGAAGTGGACTCGCCTTAGTTTTTAGAATATTCAAGACACTTAAACAGTGTTTTGAGAACTCAAGATACTGATACTTTCGCATCAGTATTATTTTTCGCACTAACGTAATCACACAAACGACAACGAATTATCATCTATGCGCCTTTAGTTAGTACTATCAGCTTTCCAAATTGTTAAAGAACAATGCTAACCGGCTCGCGGCGCATTTCACTCTACTTCCGAAGAAGTTAACAAGTAATCTGTGTGAACACTCACATGCATTGCTGCACTTTAGGTATTGAGTTAGTCGTATAGGTAAGGAGGTGATCCAGCCCCAGGTTCCCCTAGGGCTACCTTGTTACGACTTCACCCCAGTCATGAACCACAAAGTGGTGAGCGTTCTCCCGAAGGTTAAACTACCCACTTCTTTTGCAGCCCACTCCCATGGTGTGACGGGCGGTGTGTACAAGGCCCGGGAACGTATTCACCGTAGCATTCTGATCTACGATTACTAGCGATTCCGACTTCATGGAGTCGAGTTGCAGACTCCAATCCGGACTACGACGTACTTTGTGAGATTAGCTCCACCTCGCGGCTTTGCAACCCTCTGTATACGCCATTGTAGCACGTGTGTAGCCCTACTCGTAAGGGCCATGATGACTTGACGTCGTCCCCACCTTCCTCCGGTTTATCACCGGCAGTCTCCCTAGAGTTCCCACCATTACGTGCTGGCAAATAAGGATAGGGGTTGCGCTCGTTGCGGGACTTAACCCAACATTTCACAACACGAGCTGACGACAGCCATGCAGCACCTGTCTCACAGTTCCCGAAGGCACACCAGAATCTCTTCCGGCTTCTGTGGATGTCAAGAGTAGGTAAGGTTCTTCGCGTTGCATCGAATTAAACCACATGCTCCACCGCTTGTGCGGGCCCCCGTCAATTCATTTGAGTTTTAACCTTGCGGCCGTACTCCCCAGGCGGTCTACTTAATGCGTTAGCTTGGGAGCCCAGTGACTAAGTCACCAAACTCCGAGTAGACATCGTTTACGGCGTGGACTACCAGGGTATCTAATCCTGTTTGCTCCCCACGCTTTCGTACATGAGCGTCAGTCTTTGTCCAGGGGGCCGCCTTCGCCACCGGTATTCCTTCAGATCTCTACGCATTTCACCGCTACACCTGAAATTCTACCCCCTCTACAAGACTCTAGTTCACCAGTTCTAAATGCAATTCCCAGGTTGAGCCCGGGGATTTCACATCTAGCTTAATGAACCGCCTGCGTACGCTTTACGCCCAGTAATTCCGATTAACGCTCGGACCCCTCGTATTACCGCGGCTGCTGGCACGAAGTTAGCCGGTCCTTCTTCTGTAGGTAACGTCACAGCAGCGTGCTATTAACACGCTACCTTTCCTCCCTACTGAAAGTGCTTTACAACCCGAAGGCCTTCTTCACACACGCGGCATGGCTGCATCAGGGTTTCCCCCATTGTGCAATATTCCCCACTGCTGCCTCCCGTAGGAGTCTGGGCCGTGTCTCAGTCCCAGTGTGGCTGATCATCCTCTCAGAACAGCTAGGGATCGTCGCCTTGGTGAGCCATTACCTCACCAACTAGCTAATCCCACCTAGGTTCATCCAATCGCGAAAGGCCCGAAGGTCCCCTCCTTTCCCCCGTAGGGCGTATGCGGTATTAGCAGTCGTTTCCAACTGTTATCCCCCTCGACTGGGCAGATCCCTAGGCATTACTCACCCGTCCGCCGCTCGTCAGCAAAGAAAGCAAGCTTCCTCTCTGTTACCGCTCGACTTGCATGTGTTAGGCCTGCCGCCAGCGTTCAATCTGAGCCATGATCAAACTCTTCAATTAAAGTTTTTTGAAATATTCGGTTAGGAATATTTCGGCTCAATGAATTCTGATTTACACCTTATAAACTCGGAAGAATCTATAAGATGTTTGTTACATATTGCTATGAACATTCATCGTTGCATTGAGTTGAAATTTTTTGATTGCCAACATTCCGAAGAACAGAAGACAATTTCGAATAACTCAATACCTGTGAATGTCCACACAGATTTCTTGTTTAAATTGTTAAAGAACGTTGCTCACTATGAAGAAGTTTAAGTCTTTCATGTTAGCAGCCTAAGACGCTAGGTCGTTGGCTTGGGGTGCGTATTCTACGCTTCCCCGTGTTGGCGTCAAGTGTTTTTTCAAACTTTCTTTTCGCTGCTGAACTCAGTGTTTTGAAGCACTTAATTCAACCTAACCCGGTGACCGCTTGCGCTGTCTGCCGTGTCAGTGGATGCGCATTATAGGCAACACAGGATTTAGTGCAAGCCCTTTTGTATACCTTTTAGAAGAAAAGCAACCGACCGAACACTATTCAAACAACGCAGTACTAAAAGCACTCAACAAGGTTAAATTTCATTCCATTTCGCTACAGCTAAAATACAAAGGTTTACTGATTAAGATGTAATGAGACTTAAATGAAAGCTCTAATTTTTGGAATATGAAGAGTAGGGGCTATTTAATGAGGAGATAAGGACAAACAATTTATGGGAATGTAATCTATACCTAATAATGCCCAATGCTATTATTAAGCGTTACTGTCGTTAATGATCACTTCTTAGCTTCCAGTTTCATCTTTTGTACTCTTGGTGCTATCAGTACTATCAGTACTATCAGTACTAGGAGCATTACAGATAGATGAAGGTTGTTGTGTATCTTGTTTATTCAATTCGTCACCAACAATATGTTCCACTTTTAGTTTCTTAATACTTTTAATGGTAATAATCGGTCCAGAGAGTGCATAAATATAAAAGCCTAGGCAAAGTATGATTGCAGGTTCTACAGAAATAATAACGAATACACCGACAAGCATTAACATTACGACAAAATTTACCTTACTCCGCCAATCAACTTCTTTAAAAGAGTGATAGCGGAAATTACTGACCATTAGCAGTCCAGTTAATGTGGTAATGATTGCAGCTATGTAATTTATACTTGTTGTATCAATTCCATATTTACTACCACTCCAGATACTTCCAGCAATTAAAGCAGCCGCAGCTGGACTTGCAAGCCCTTGAAAAAACCTTTTGTCAGCCACACCGACTTGAGTATTAAAACGCGCCAACCTTAACGCTGCACATGCACAATAAATAAAGGATGCAAGCCAACCAATCTTACCTAAATCCTGTAACGCCCAGTTATAAACTAATAAAGCTGGGGCCATACCGAAGGAGACCATATCTGCCATACTGTCGTATTCGGCGCCGAAATCACTTTGCGTATTTGTAAGCCTCGCAACTCTGCCGTCAAGGCCATCACAAATCATGGCGATAAAAATAGCAATGGCAGCAGATTCGAAATGGCCATTCATCGATGAAATAACCGCATAAAAACCTGAAAATAATCCTGCTGTGGTAAACAAGTTAGGTAATAAGTAAATACCTTTGTTTTTTACTGGGTGATTGGATGAATTTTGCATACACTTTAAATATTATCGTTTAGATGTTGGATTTATAATCAAGATAGCATATTTTTATACATTCAAGCATAACGTCAATTAGCTTTAGGATACTCAAATGGGAATTATGCGTTTAGTTATTGTTTTAACCACTTTTGCATTTAGTACATGCTTATTTGCCGCGACAATTTACACTTGGGTAGATGAAAAGGGTGTAGTTCATTACAGTCAACAACAGCCTCAAAATGTAGATGCTAACAAGATTTACAGTGAAGATATGGAACCGTCTAAAATAGGCACACACACACCACAGAAAAAATCTTCCGTTAAAGTTGAATCTGAGTTAGAGAAATCGGCAAAAATTATTAACCAAAAGGATAAGCAACAGGCGAAAGATATCTGTGAAAGTGCTAAACACAGCCTTAACGTATTAAAGACCCACAGTAAGTTAAGCCAACAAAACAAAGAAAGCGGCGAAACAGTGACCATGACAGAAGAACAAAGACAAGCAGCGATAAAAGAAAATACTGACCGAATCCGTTTATTTTGCAATACACAACAATAGAAAAAGGGAGCAACGGCTCCCTTTCTTATATCAGCATAACTTAATATTGCTAAATTACATTATTGAATGAATGCTAATTTTCCCTCTTTCACTACGACTTTGATCATTTTACCCGGCAGCAATTCGCCACGGAGTAATTTTTGGGCTAACGGATTTTCAACTTCTTGCTGCAATGCTCGTTTTAATGGCCTTGCACCATAGACAGGATCAAATCCAGCATCCGCGATTAACGTTAGAGCCTCATCAGACAATTCAATATCGAACTCTTTTTCAAGCAAACGTTTGCGTAAGAGCTCAAATTGAATGCTGGCAATATGTTTGATGTTTTCTTCATCTAATGGATGGAATACAACTGACTCATCAATACGGTTTAAAAACTCAGGACGGAAACTTTGTGTCACCACATTCATGACCCCAGCTTTCATCTCTTCATAACTCGTATGACCAAATCCCTCTTGGATAATATCTGACCCAAGGTTCGAAGTCATAATGATGACAGTATTTTTAAAATCAACCGTTCTGCCTTGACCATCAGTCAAACGACCATCATCTAATACTTGCAGTAATACGTTAAAGACGTCTGGATGCGCCTTCTCAACTTCGTCTAACAATATCACTGAGTAAGGTTTACGGCGTACTGTTTCGGTTAAATACCCTCCTTCTTCATAACCTACATATCCTGGAGGGGCTCCGACCAAACGTGACACTGAGTGTTTTTCCATAAATTCAGACATGTCGATACGCACCAACGCGGATTCAGTATCGAATAAGAATTTAGCTAACGCTTTACATAGCTCAGTTTTACCGACACCAGTTGGTCCAAGGAATAAAAAGGATCCGATTGGACGTTGAGGATCAGCAAGACCAGCACGACTACGACGAATGGCATTAGATACCGCTTCGACAGCCTCATTTTGACCGATAACACGTTCGTGTAATGCAGCCTCCATGTGCAATAGCTTTTCTCGTTCACCTTCGAGCATTTTCGACACAGGAATACCGGTAGCTTTTGATAACACTTCAGCGATTTCTACTTCCGTGACTTTATTACGCAGCAATGTCATATCTTGCATTTCTGCTTGAGATGCTAAATCCAACTGTTTTTCAAGCTCAGGAATACGCCCATACTGTAGTTCGGACATACGTGTTAAGTCCCCAGCACGTCGAGCCACTTCCAAGTCCATTCTAGCTTGTTCAAGGTCGGCTTTAATATGTTGAGTTCCAGCTAGTGCAGCTTTTTCGGTATGCCAAATCTCATTCATCTCTGAGACTTTACTTTCAACATCACTCAGTTCATTTTGTAAAAACTCTAGACGTTTACGACTGGCATCATCAGACTCTTTACTTAACGCTTGCTCTTCTAGTTTTAGTTGAATAGCACGACGTTCTAATCGATCTAGCGCTTCTGGTTTAGAATCAATTTGCATTCTAATACTAGATGCCGCTTCATCGATTAAGTCGATAGCTTTGTCTGGTAATTTTCTATCTGAAATATAGCGATGTGACATTGTTGCAGCGGCAACAATAGCAGGATCAGTAATCTCTACATGATGATGTAATTCATAACGTTCTTTTAAGCCACGTAAAATAGCAATGGTATCTTCAACACTCGGTTCATCAACAATCACTTTTTGAAAACGACGTTCTAATGCGGCATCTTTCTCAATATATTGGCGGTATTCGTCTAGCGTTGTTGCACCAACACAATGCAGATCGCCACGCGCTAATGCCGGCTTAAGCATATTACCAGCATCCATTGCGCCCTCGCCCTTACCTGCGCCGACCATTGTATGCAGCTCATCAATAAACAGAATGACCTGACCTTCTTCTTGGGATAGCTCATTGAGGACTGCTTTTAAGCGCTCTTCGAACTCACCGCGATATTTAGCCCCCGCAATTAACGCGCCCATATCCAATGATAAAACACGCTTATTTTTAATTCCTTCAGGGACTTCGCCATTAACAATACGTTGTGCTAAACCTTCAACAATAGCCGTTTTACCCACGCCAGGCTCACCAATTAATACTGGATTATTTTTTGTTCGGCGTTGTAATACTTGAATCGTACGGCGGATTTCTTCATCACGGCCAATAACAGGGTCTAATTTCCCTTGTTCAGCGCGTTCGGTTAAATCTACAGTAAATTTTTTCAACGCTTGGCGTTGATCTTCAGCATTGGGATCATCGACATTCTGGCCACCACGCATATCTTCAATGGTTTTTTCCATTAATTCTTTGGTCGCACCAGCATCTTTCAATGCCTTGGCAAGCTGATCATTATTTTCCAATGCGGCTAAGATAAACAATTCCGATGAAATATATTTATCTTTACGCTTTTGGGCTAATTTATCGCAAAGATTCAATAAACGAATTAACCCTTGTGACAGCTGAACATCACCACCAGTACCTTCAACCTGCGGTAAATTCTCTAACGCTTGGCTAACAGCTGAACGAAGCGCGCTGACGCGAATCCCCGCTTGCGTGAGCAAAGAATGAATAGAACCGGAATCTTGATTTAATAGCGCCATCATTAAATGAATAGGTTCAATAAATTGATGGTCGCGCCCCAAGGCTAACGATTGAGCATCGGAAATGGCAATTTGAAACTTATTAGTCATACGATCGAGTCTCATACAACCTCCTAGGATCTGACACTTATGGAAGGGAAATTAATTCAGAAACGAATAATTTGTTATCTTAATGATGGGGGCATTTTATTTAATTTCAAGCTTAAAACTTAATCTACATCAACAAATCGTGTATTTTTTAAACTCAAACAAATAACTTAGGATTTAAGCCAAATTAACGAAGCCATTCGGCCAGTTTGTTTATCTCGACGATAAGAGAAG from Shewanella polaris includes:
- a CDS encoding DUF4224 domain-containing protein, coding for MSLLTKDELEQLSGLTQPAAQVKWLKTQGINHFVRNDGRPSVTWEFVNNPHGSMLTNIKSAQPNFGALTNANA
- a CDS encoding tyrosine-type recombinase/integrase, with amino-acid sequence MRTRKPEDAWMPPSVYLHTRSGVAVSYVIKRRNSTKVLCKITATKAEVWQAYEREVAETSLEYTVNRLVIDYLGSQNFIDLAPRTQRDRTRELELFSKVFGEMKPEQVEPFHVRQYIDLRGKTSKTQANHELAAASVMFAWGYERGLCNSNPAKGVKKFKLKARDRYITDTEYNALLACAETRLAIACEISYLCAARQGDVVQLTWSQISDDGIYIQQGKTGKKQIKAWSKRLAEVINESKLLHKGVASIYVINKNKGGKLTQEGLRSAWKRAMLKMEQEYPSIERTFTFHDIKAKGISDFDGTLAEKQQYSGHKTMAQVNTYDRKVSVVPTIGSKAK
- a CDS encoding IS3 family transposase codes for the protein MGERYLKKGYRSLNARQHQTIALIESLSREQNIVKQLCHLFGIPRSSYHYHLKHRGLVKPEREKLRQQAIAIHRDSRGSAGARTIAGQLNQLGENVGRYKAASLMQDAGLISSQPRKHRYKIANDEPTIAPNLLKRQFNVDVIN
- a CDS encoding transposase, with product MKTQPTYSTEFKIDTANLVIKQGYTIREACDATGVGPTAIRRWVTQLRQEFEGITPSANAITPEQKRIQELEAQIKKIEWEKDILKKATALLMQDNIKR
- the pssA gene encoding CDP-diacylglycerol--serine O-phosphatidyltransferase translates to MQNSSNHPVKNKGIYLLPNLFTTAGLFSGFYAVISSMNGHFESAAIAIFIAMICDGLDGRVARLTNTQSDFGAEYDSMADMVSFGMAPALLVYNWALQDLGKIGWLASFIYCACAALRLARFNTQVGVADKRFFQGLASPAAAALIAGSIWSGSKYGIDTTSINYIAAIITTLTGLLMVSNFRYHSFKEVDWRSKVNFVVMLMLVGVFVIISVEPAIILCLGFYIYALSGPIITIKSIKKLKVEHIVGDELNKQDTQQPSSICNAPSTDSTDSTDSTKSTKDETGS
- a CDS encoding DUF4124 domain-containing protein, with amino-acid sequence MGIMRLVIVLTTFAFSTCLFAATIYTWVDEKGVVHYSQQQPQNVDANKIYSEDMEPSKIGTHTPQKKSSVKVESELEKSAKIINQKDKQQAKDICESAKHSLNVLKTHSKLSQQNKESGETVTMTEEQRQAAIKENTDRIRLFCNTQQ